The sequence TCGTATCCCTTTCCACCTGGCGCGAGGTCTCAAAAACCGACCGACAGTAAGGCAAAGTTGAGGGAAAAGATCGCAGCTATGCGACCCTTGTCATCGCATCCTGCACCCGCATCTGCTCCTTTACCTAAAACCAAGTATCAGGTATCGAGCGATCCGATAGTCGGAAGCTCGCAGAGTGGACCAGGGCCGATTAAAGGTGAAGCCGGGTCGGAGCAAAAAGGGGACTTATTTGGGAAACCAAACGCGCTTGGAATGTCGATGTTCGGTGCGGAGGATAGCGACGAAGATGAGTTTCCGGCTGTTAACCAGGTCTTATTTGCCGTCAAACCAAAGTccaagcccaagcccaagccATCGAAGGTTGGGCTGGAGGAGAAAAAACGCGCTCTTACTAATCGGAAGGTAGAGTCGGACTCGGACGACGATCTGGAGATTGCTGGTGGGTCCCGGCCCACGAATTCGAGAATTCTGGCCCGGCCTGGTCAAAAGGCTGCTACAACACAGAGGAAGATTAAGCAAGAGGTGTCCGAAAGCCAAGTCCTCCGAGCCGGTCATGCGAATCACTTTGGGCTGGACGCCGCTCCATCGTCTTCACCAATTAAAGGCGGTGGGCAGTACGAAGACTCGCAATTCGGGATTGTTCGTTTGCCTGGGACACCGTCGCGAACTGCAACGGGATGGAAGGGCGGTAAGCCCACTCAACCCGTTGGAAGGGGGAACAACGGTGCACGTATGACAATGGAGCAACTGAAGCGCTTTGTCGCCACAAAGtcctttgatgatggtcAGGCAAGGCAAAGGGCGGATGAAGAGAGATGGAAAGCGAATGGTGGGAGGGCGTTGAAGAGGGAAAAGGACAGGAAAGAGGGGCTGGGTGTTGAGGAGGCTGTTAGAGAGGCTCTGGAGCGTGCCGAGCACCcgcaggaggaggaggaagatgaagaggatgaagaggatgaagatTATCGTGGTTCCGCCTCTGAGCAAGAACAatcggaggaagaagaggacaAGGAGAACTTGCCTACTGCCGGGCGAGGTCGGAAGCCTCATGAGCCAGTCAGCGATTTCGATGGGAGCGAGAAGGGTGAGGGGGACGAAGACAAGGAGAACTCTTTAGAGCTTGCGGGCATTGGATCAGGCCTTTCCCCTGCCAGGATAGATGCAGCTTCTCCCGGACTAAGCGCTCGTTCGCCCACCCATATCAATAACCTGTCTCCTGGTCTATCTCCTGGTCTTGCTGCACCCTCTCCGTCTCATCTGTTTGGCCGTTCCCCGTCTCATCTACGGTTATCTTCGACGGGTTCCGGAAGACTCCCTCTCAGCGAGTTGGAAGACGAAGATAAAGTTCCTGGAGAAAATGCAGCTGTTGCGCGTGCACCTCTCGGCGAGCTGGATGTACAtgaggaagatgaagaagatGTTGTCCGAAGGCCTATGAAACGACATAGAAAGGGCGTAATTGGAGACGAAGAAGAGATTGCATCTCCTCGACGCAAGCCAGGCTCCACTTTGCAGCGTCGATTAGACTCGCCTTCCCAGCGCAAGCTGCCACTCTCGTTTAGCTCTCCCTCTCAACGACTCCTCAGTTCCCCATCTCAGCGCTTGCTGTCACCATCCCTTCGGTTCGGTTCCCCAACTCCGCGCGCTCAAAAGTCGCGTTTGGCTACAGGAACACAAAGCTTCAGTCAGGTCGAAACACAGGACATGCTTGGTGGATTGGGGGACGTATTTGGGTTCGAGAGTCAATCCGCTCCTACTGGATCGCCGAGccaaggtggtggtgggttGACGCAGCTGTTCGCCAACTCTGCTAATGTGAGTCACTTTTCTGGCCATGTCGTAGCGCATACACTAAGAGGGTTTATCTCAGGCTGGACCATCCGATGCTTTTTCAGCCCTGCGGGTCAATTCAAATAATATCGAGCTGACTCAAGATGAACGTGCCAAACTATTGTACAAGCCCAAGATATCTGAGGAGGAAGCTAGACGAGATCAGGAATTATTTGAGCGCGAAGATGAGTTGATGGCTCGGCCATTCTCACCTACGCAAAAGGAGGAAAATCAGATGTGGTTGAACGAAGAAGGGTGAGTCCTTATTATCTTTTGTAAAATGGATTGAGTTTTTGATATAATTCGACGTAGATTGTGGACACAGACCAAGCCCGCTCAGACACAGACCGTTGGCACCCAAATCGAAGAGCCCAGCTCGACTCCTGTACATATGCCAACCACTTCACTAGGTACACCGTCGTCAGGTTCGCAAAAGCTATATCGAATCCGGCGTGGAGCTGCTTCTGCGCAAGATTCGACTCCTGAACGCGAGTCCGAACTAGCTCCAATTCCATCCGTATTTGATAAGCTCATGGCATCTCAACGCGGGAAACAGAAGAAACAAGAGCGTAAGCGTAAACTTGCCAAGTCAGATTTTGTGGAAGGCGAAGCCGCCGAGTCGGACGACGAGTACGAAGGGTTTGGACTGCGTTCGAAGGATgaagagggagaagaagggGACAGTGACGAAGATCGACATCTCGAGGGGCTGGTGGATGATCAAGCGATGGATGAGGATACGGAAGCTGCTGCCCAGATTCAGGCCAAGTTCATGTGCGTACCTGTCGTTCCCTCTGAGCTGGCATGACTATGGCATTGATGAGGCTGGCGTTATGGTAGGGAACAAAACGCTCAAGATGACGAAGCGAGAGAGAAACTGGCAAGAGACGTTGTTGCAGGGAAGCTCCGTACTCGAAGACGGCGTGGGGA comes from Rhizoctonia solani chromosome 4, complete sequence and encodes:
- a CDS encoding Serine/arginine repetitive matrix protein, which gives rise to MPITYGRPRPPTSLSSAQLNVSSVQSTATNDQNSSPTEAEFNQDWKQKLKDIDNDEYDGEMVRESTSSSLTPLVSSSSLSALPESQPQRESPSRDYRDPDTDDPDTSVELNTAVAMPSSDGEPMPEQDDEADSEDEPVVSKRMAKPLRVVDSDEESNNKQSPSQMSVDRPAKSSNPTTPASSAKKPVKLALSDDSDEEPPKDDKEEEQEEIQDASSPQVKRSTKRGLNKAEKVEMAKTQQAIAASREIRIQNATKRVDHKSYFANYNSSLNQAEIDSYPFPPGARSQKPTDSKAKLREKIAAMRPLSSHPAPASAPLPKTKYQVSSDPIVGSSQSGPGPIKGEAGSEQKGDLFGKPNALGMSMFGAEDSDEDEFPAVNQVLFAVKPKSKPKPKPSKVGLEEKKRALTNRKVESDSDDDLEIAGGSRPTNSRILARPGQKAATTQRKIKQEVSESQVLRAGHANHFGLDAAPSSSPIKGGGQYEDSQFGIVRLPGTPSRTATGWKGGKPTQPVGRGNNGARMTMEQLKRFVATKSFDDGQARQRADEERWKANGGRALKREKDRKEGLGVEEAVREALERAEHPQEEEEDEEDEEDEDYRGSASEQEQSEEEEDKENLPTAGRGRKPHEPVSDFDGSEKGEGDEDKENSLELAGIGSGLSPARIDAASPGLSARSPTHINNLSPGLSPGLAAPSPSHLFGRSPSHLRLSSTGSGRLPLSELEDEDKVPGENAAVARAPLGELDVHEEDEEDVVRRPMKRHRKGVIGDEEEIASPRRKPGSTLQRRLDSPSQRKLPLSFSSPSQRLLSSPSQRLLSPSLRFGSPTPRAQKSRLATGTQSFSQVETQDMLGGLGDVFGFESQSAPTGSPSQGGGGLTQLFANSANAGPSDAFSALRVNSNNIELTQDERAKLLYKPKISEEEARRDQELFEREDELMARPFSPTQKEENQMWLNEEGLWTQTKPAQTQTVGTQIEEPSSTPVHMPTTSLGTPSSGSQKLYRIRRGAASAQDSTPERESELAPIPSVFDKLMASQRGKQKKQERKRKLAKSDFVEGEAAESDDEYEGFGLRSKDEEGEEGDSDEDRHLEGLVDDQAMDEDTEAAAQIQAKFMEQNAQDDEAREKLARDVVAGKLRTRRRRGDNMDLDDDDESEEEHHRSSKNFLKKRKIDNDHLDALAKHDSTRAFVDMYDKAIKSTEDDEFAHLNQVTEDIDVAPGMNEDEEDDEEGEEGEEVGVEEEEATAPETPFGHSKGVKLVYRNIPSSEKAEVSFGFKPPNFNHDNDSDEEDPATIDLPDAVPQKLAPVTRGNSVASRIQQWAVQEGGGNRANIGRMGQGVSVTGHGGKNKVTKTKSASSNRPSALAGTSSSSSNKLSRLGSKASGFR